A genomic region of Haliotis asinina isolate JCU_RB_2024 chromosome 1, JCU_Hal_asi_v2, whole genome shotgun sequence contains the following coding sequences:
- the LOC137278437 gene encoding cylicin-1-like, whose protein sequence is MKSSSDLVFVYSQFLVLTVSGLPAYGRGSDVTSESFASHQSKLIQTVTLSIIALTVIIVPLVLCAKGRKKEANDGVQDVYAVPNKKAKKKSKCDEKAEVKVKKAGDDVMQVNALYTEYKESKQVSRKGQKPKKKKQKKTEAVYENVEQNTGNTTGGIQDVYAKPNKKAKKNPKRKQEHRTEQTYENVDIGK, encoded by the exons ATGAAGAGCTCTTCAGATCTGGTATTTGTCTACAGCCAGTTCCTGGTGCTGACAG TTTCAGGTTTACCTGCATACGGCCGAGGGAGTGACGTGACATCTG AAAGCTTTGCCTCTCACCAGTCCAAGTTAATCCAGACCGTGACATTGAGTATCATTGCCCTGACAGTCATCATTGTCCCCCTGGTGCTGTGTGCCAAAGGCAGGAAAAAAGAAGCGAATGATG GGGTACAGGACGTCTATGCAGTTCCGaacaaaaaagcaaagaaaaaatccaaat GTGACGAAAAAGCAGAGGTCAAGGTTAAGAA GGCAGGAGATGATG TGATGCAGGTGAACGCTCTGTATACCGAATACAAGGAAAGTAAACAAGTATCCAGAAAGGGTCAGaaaccaaagaaaaagaaacaaaagaagACAGAAG CTGTGTACGAAAACGTCGAACAGAATACTGGCAATACTACCGGAGGAATACAAGACGTATATGCAAAACCGAACAAGAAAGCAAAGAAAAACCCAAAAC GAAAACAAGAACATCGGACTGAGCAGACATATGAAAACGTGGACATCGGAAAATGA